The region CGTCATTCCGAGCAAATCATGCAAAACGAGAACTTGAATATCGCAATCGAGACCAGCACCAATACCTATCGTTGAGATCTTCACTTCTTTTGTGATCATCGCAGCGACTTCGCGTGGAACAAGTTCTAAAACAATTGAAAACGCACCAGCATCTTCAAGCGTCTTTGCATCTTCGATCAACAATTTTGCCTGTTCGGCAGTGCGGCCCTGTACACGATACCCGCCCATTTTATAAACGGACTGCGGCGTCAGTCCGATGTGCGCGACGACCGGTATCTCTTCGTTGACAAGCCTCTTGACCAACTTTGCGCGGTTGCGTCCACCTTCAAGTTTCACTGCCTCGGCACCGCCGTATTTCATTAGGCGAAGAGCATTCTTGACGCTTTCGTCCTCGTTGATGTGATACGTGCCATACGGCATATCGGCGACAACCATTGCTCGTTCAGTGCCACGCTTGACAGCAATACAGGCAGAAAGAATTTCTTCTATAGAAACCGGGATCGTGTTGCCATATCCGTGAATCACGTTGCCGATGCTATCACCAACAAGGATCATATCTACGCCGGCCTCGTCCACGATTCTAGCGGTCGGATAATCATAAGCCGTAAGGCAGACGAGTTTTTCGCCATTTTCCTTTGCAGCGCGGATCGCAGGCAAATAGACCTTGCCCTCTTTGTCAGGTTGGAGATATGCCATATGTCTGCGACAAGTTTAGCAAATTCATCAGGTAAGCAATACTACAAGTTGCCCGTCACTGCCTACCGCTAACCGCTTCTTGTCTACTGATTTGGGTTCCACCGTTTCACGTCACTCATATCCTCGCATGTGGCAAGAATATCCGCGATCTCTTTTTTAAGGACAGGATGAACAAAATTGGGAGCGATCTCGGCGAGCGGACAAAGCACAAATTTGCGAAGATGCAGCCGCGGATGAGGAAGTGTTAATAACTCCGTCTCCATTTGTTGATCGCCAAAGAAGAGAATATCAAGGTCGACCGTCCGCGGCTTTTTCATCGACTTATCGCGGCGTCCCAGCAGATACTCGATCCGCAAAAGCCGCGCCATCATTTGCGTTGCACTGACATTTTTCACACGGATCTCAGCGACCATATTCAAAAAATATGTATCGCTCTCGATCTCCAGCGGCTCGGTTTCGTAAATCGCAGAAAGTTTATGAACAACAAAGCTCGCCTCCATCAAAGCCCTGATCGCAAGCGCAAGATTCCCCGCCCGATCACCCAGATTCGATCCCAGACAGATGTATGCTGTTGTATATTCAGTGTCCACAAGGGGCTGCTGAATAATAAATAGATTAATCCGACGCCGTTGTCAATTCAATCAGACTTGCTCCGCCGCAAATATCCCGTTCCAACACCGGGATTGCTCACCAAAATGGCCAAAAAATTAATTATTGAGAAAGCCTGTAGTGCGAGATATCTGGATTCTGCGAAGGCACGATAGGTATATCTGGTGTGTGCGGAAGTATATTTTGCCAGCGGGTTTTATCGGCAAGAAGACGTTCTATTTCGGCGACCTGCAGTGGTTTCGAGAATAGATAGCCTTGGCCGTATTCGCAGCCGAGAATGCGCAGTTGATGAAATTGGTGAATGCTCTCGATACCTTCGGCGACGACTTTTAATTTTAGTGCTTTTGCGAGGGCGATAACAGTTCGGACGATCTCGCCGTTTTCGGTATTCTCTTCCATCGCGCTTACGAACGAGCGGTCGACCTTAAGGAGATCTATCGGAAAACGGTGCAGATAGCTAAGGCTCGAGTAGCCAGTTCCAAAATCGTCGATACTGATCTGAACGCCGGTTTCTTTGATCTGTTTTAGCATCAAAATCGCAGTTTCTGCGTTTTCCATGACAGCGCTTTCGGTGAGCTCGAGCTTCAAATTGCCTGCTGCGATTCCTGATTCGGCGATCACTGTCTTGATCTGTTCAACAAGCGCCGGGTGGCCAAAATGTTTTCCGGACAGGTTCACAGCGATGCTCAATTGCTTCCCGGCAGGTGCGATTTCCTGCCACTTAACAATTTGCGAGCATGCAGAATGCAGGATCTGAACGGTCATCGGTATGATGAGACCGGTACTTTCGCTTATAGGAATGAATTCGTTTGGAGGAACTAGACCGCGCTGCGGATGATTCCAGCGAACAAGCGCCTCAAAACCCGTGAGCGATGCATCATCAAGACTGATTATCGGCTGGTAGTAAAGCTCAAATTCGTTGCGTTCAATGGCAAACCGCAAGTCTGTTTCGAGCTGGAGACGCGTGACCGCCCTGATGTGCATTTTCTGGTCAAAGATAACGTAATTTTCTTCGTTATCTTTGGCATAGTACATCGCGATGTCGGCATCACGCAGAATATCTTCTGCTTCGGGATATTTCGAATTGCCGTAAGCGATGCCGATCTTGGCACTTGTGAAAACCTGCCGCCCGTCGAGCGTGTAAGGCTCCGCGAGTCGTTTTGCCAGACGATCGGCAAAACCCGTTGCTTCTTCTTTGCTGAGCAGGTCGGTAAGTATAATGCCAAATTTATCACCGCCGAAACGGCCGACCATGTCGTCCTCACGAACCATGCTTGACAAACGCTTTCCAACTTTCTTGATAAGCCGATCTCCCAAAGAGTGGCCAAGGCTGTCGTTTATCGTCTTAAAACTTTTTAGATCCAGGAACAGCACGGCGAAATTACTTTCGGAGTTGTCACGTGTAACTTGTAAAAGATCCTTAAGGGTGTCGATGAAAAAGTTTCGATTCGGAAGCCCCGTCAACGCATCATGATAGGCTGCATGACGAAAATTCTCATGGCTTTCCTGCAAAGCCTCACCGCTGCGTTCGAGTTCGGCGACGTAGTGCCGCAGTTCGCCGACATGTTTCTCGGCCTCCTCAGCACGCTCGCGTTCTGATTCTTTTGCCTTCTCGACGGTCCTTCGGACATCTTCAACAAATCGCCGGAAGGTAAGATATATAATTCCGAAGAACACGACGACCGCTGCGAAAAGAAATATATTGACCTGTTCAAGAGCCTTGTAGATAATGCCGGCCACGATGCCGCCCGTGAGGTACATTATCAGGGCATCGATACAATTGTCGGTCCATACTTCCCAAAAAGAACGATCATTTTTCAGAGCCGACAAAACGGCGACCAGCAGTGAATTGACCACGAACAAAGACAGGGACATCAATGCGACCAACCACACAAAACTCGTGAAATCACCACGCTGTAGAATGATTGCCGTTGGCCCGAATATCAGAGCGACTACCTTAGACGCCGCAAAGACGGATATTGCTGCAATAAGAACGTTTCCTACAATTGTCCTGGGTTTGATCGCAAGTCCCTTGCGCAAGAGATTTATTGATGCCAATCCCGTTTCGATCATCGCTATGATCAGCGCGATCTCGCCACCGTACAGCAGCATTATCAAAATGATCAACCCGTCACTGATCGTCAGGTAAAGATTTACACGCGGAAGCTGTATTCGCAGATAGCAGCTGCAGAACACGGTGAGAATTGCCAACGTGATAACACCGGCATCCACTCGCTCAGCCGAAAGGCCGGTAATTGCCCATCCCACTGCGGCGATCGCACACAGCGAGCATAGCAGTAGGAAAAGGTTTATCTTATTTTCCTTGGACATCATCCGTAAAGGTCTGACTTAGAAACGTTATAGAAAAGAAAGGAGAAGTTCAGGTTGGTCGGAGCAAAGGGGACTGTTATCAACAGCCATAACTATTATCAGATAAACTTTGTTTTTTTTCAACAAAAATCTTTGTCGGCATTAAGTAAATAGATCAAATGCCATTTTTCTAACAAAAACGGAAAAAGGCGAGAGCCTTAGCCCTCGCCTTTTTCCGCCACCTTCCCTCTCAGGTCACCACCCCAAAAGGGAAACCTAAAATCAGTCACCGTTACCACTATCACCCACCAGTATTCCATCGCCGACCAATATGCCGTCGCCAACTAAAATGCCGTCGCTGACCAGAATACCGTTAGCAAAGACCGAGTAGTCAGTCATCTGTGAGCCATTACCAAATAGAAGGTTCGATCCGCCGAGCGATGTTCCGCGTGCAAGCACCTGAAACCCGTTTGGAGCAACTCCATCACCGAGTATCGATCCGTCGCCAACCAAGATGCCGTCGCCAACGAGTATCCCGTCACCGACTAGAATTCCGTCGCCAACGAGTATCCCGTCACCAACAAGTATGCCGTCGCCGACCAGAATTCCCTGTCCATAAATGCCCTGATACTTCGTGATCAGATTCGTGCCTGTCAACACTCCATAGTTCGGCAGGATGCCGCCTGACCATTGGAACCGCGTTCCTGCGATCGACGAAACATGAGTTGGGATCGTATTTGTCGTAAGCAGATTTGTGCCTAATGCCGGTGAACTGCCAAGGTCTTGACGGATCAGCTTAGCAATTCTTACTGCTCCTTCAACATTGACTTCGCCTGCTCCCTGTTCGAGTACGTTAAATCCACCGATCTGCTGAGCAGTATATTCGAGAAGCATCTTCACCATATTTGGCGTTAGCTTTGGATTGATCTGAAACAGCAGGGCCGCCGCTCCGGAGACTACCGGAGCCGACATTGAGGTTCCTGACATCTGCATTAGTGTGGTGTCATCCCCCCCATTTCCAAAAACTTTCATCTCCGGATGACTGCGAAGTATCTCGCAGTTTTTCCCGACTGCAGATACGATCTTATTACCCGGAGCGATGATATCCGGCTTCATCAGATGGTCATACTTTTTATTGCCATCCGAATCAGTGAAGTACGAACGGGTCGGCCCGCGCGAGCTGAATGACGTAACGGCATCATCGCTGCGTGAGTCCGTTTGAAATGTATTGGTAGCTCCGACTGTAATAACCGAAGGCTCATTGCCAGGCGAGTGAATCGCTCCGTACATTTTCTCACCGGCTTCATTTTTTCCGTTGTTGCCGGCCGCGGCAACAACCACAAGTCCCGCGTCAACCAGCTTGCGGGCTGCACGGCAAAGCGGATCATTTCTATACGATTCGATCGCCGGCGTTCCAAGACTCATATTAACTACTTTAATGTTTAAGGCGCTTCGGTTTGCATAGATCCAGTCAATTCCTTGTATGAGTCCTGCGGTTGTTCCCAAACCACGCTCATCGAGCACACGAACATTGATGATCTTCGTGTTTGGCGCCATATTGCGGTAAGAACCGAATTCATTGCTGCGGCCGCTACCTCCGGCAACGATACCGGCAACGTGCGATCCATGGCCGTAAGGATCATTGTTTAATTCACTTAGGCTGCCGGCGAAGTTCGCACTTTTGATAACGCGATCGTTGCCGACCGATTCCATGAACATATGGTGCTGCTCATAAACTCCTGAATCAAGAACTGCGACACCAACACCAGTGCCGTCAAGCTGGTAGGTCGTATTGATAGCAAGTCCCAACGCATTAATTATCGTATTTGTCTGCGTGCGTACCTGTGAAACGCCCGTAGTGGTCTCGATATGCCCCAGAACCTCGACCTCTTTGTCGAGCGATAGATGTTTGGCCGATTGCACACTCGCTACTTCCTCTGCAACACGAACAGGAAGGTCGATGATGAGCATATTCAGCGAGGCCGCTCTGTCGCCGATCAAGACGCCGTTGCGTTTGAGGACGGCAAGAAGCTCGGGATTGTTAATGTCATCCGACTGTAGAATGACCTTGACTGTTTTGTTTTCGCCTGCGGAAACCATCGCACGTAGATCAGGTGAAAGCTTGTCACCAACAAAACCGTCGGTGCTGTCTTTAATGATATCGATGCGTTGAAAACGTGAGTTCAAACGGCTGTCGCCGGCGATCTGCCGATCGTAGCTATTCCCGTCGGATGAACTGAGGATTTGGATCCTGCCCTGCGAAAGAGCGTTGTAGAGAATTCCCGCAACGTGCGCGCCAAGAACAGGGGTTTCGGATGAAAAACTTGCTATGTCGTCAAGATATATAACTGATTTGTCTTTCGAGGATTCTACATATTTGATAATACCGTTAATTGCGAGATCGATCTCTGCCTGACTCTTGCCGGACGAGAACAAAGTATTCCAGTTGATGCGGAACAGCTTTTTACCATTCGTATTTTCTGCCAAGCGTGCCGCTACATTTTGCAGCACCATATCGCGTGCATAGCCCTGATTATCGATCAGGACAGGATTCTTCGACGTATTAGATGTGAGTATCCGTGCGATAGCCTGCGACTCCAACAAATAGCTGTTTCCAGTATGATATCCGGCGGAAATCTCTGTTAGATAATCAGCGTACGATGACGTCATTGTTTCGACGGCCGTCGTCTTAGCCGACTCGGTCTGTACCGTTTGCTGACCGAATGCCAACGTGGGGAAAAGTAATGCCGCTGCCACGAGCGATGTCATCACTTTACTGCGTTGTTCGTTTTTCATAAATTCTCCTATGTTCAAGCGTTTTTGTCTGTGACATCCAGACGGGTTATCGCCACGTTCCTTTTGGCAATGGCTGTGCCAAACAAATAGAAACGCGTTTCAGCCTTTATTTATAGGAGGTTTGAGGGAAACGCCAGACGCCGAATGATGACGGCGTGAACGCTACTCGGTCAATCTGACCGAACTAATACGTCAAATTGATGCCAAAGATGCACGATGAAAGCACGCACATTAGTAAGGGCGGAACATTCAATATCGAATGCACCGCCCTCCTATCTATCATTAACTAATAACTATTTACTGATCCCAACCTGAGTCAGCGCATAGGCATATTCAAACGCTATCTCTTTCAATCGGTCATAGCGTCCCGACGCTCCGCCGTGGCCTGCTCCCATGTTTGTTTTGAGAAGAATTTGGCTGTCGTTGGTTTTCATTTCGCGGATCTTGGCCGCTAGTTTGGCTCCTTCCCAATACGGCACCTGGCTGTCGTTGAGCGAAACCTCGATCAGCATATTCGGATAACTTTGCGCTTTTACATTCTCATAT is a window of Chloracidobacterium sp. DNA encoding:
- the folK gene encoding 2-amino-4-hydroxy-6-hydroxymethyldihydropteridine diphosphokinase, with the protein product MIQQPLVDTEYTTAYICLGSNLGDRAGNLALAIRALMEASFVVHKLSAIYETEPLEIESDTYFLNMVAEIRVKNVSATQMMARLLRIEYLLGRRDKSMKKPRTVDLDILFFGDQQMETELLTLPHPRLHLRKFVLCPLAEIAPNFVHPVLKKEIADILATCEDMSDVKRWNPNQ
- the panB gene encoding 3-methyl-2-oxobutanoate hydroxymethyltransferase — protein: MAYLQPDKEGKVYLPAIRAAKENGEKLVCLTAYDYPTARIVDEAGVDMILVGDSIGNVIHGYGNTIPVSIEEILSACIAVKRGTERAMVVADMPYGTYHINEDESVKNALRLMKYGGAEAVKLEGGRNRAKLVKRLVNEEIPVVAHIGLTPQSVYKMGGYRVQGRTAEQAKLLIEDAKTLEDAGAFSIVLELVPREVAAMITKEVKISTIGIGAGLDCDIQVLVLHDLLGMTFGRQPRFVRQYANLREVMTDSIQTWMKDVRSGAYPNDQESYGLTDETKVALKSS
- a CDS encoding EAL domain-containing protein, which codes for MMSKENKINLFLLLCSLCAIAAVGWAITGLSAERVDAGVITLAILTVFCSCYLRIQLPRVNLYLTISDGLIILIMLLYGGEIALIIAMIETGLASINLLRKGLAIKPRTIVGNVLIAAISVFAASKVVALIFGPTAIILQRGDFTSFVWLVALMSLSLFVVNSLLVAVLSALKNDRSFWEVWTDNCIDALIMYLTGGIVAGIIYKALEQVNIFLFAAVVVFFGIIYLTFRRFVEDVRRTVEKAKESERERAEEAEKHVGELRHYVAELERSGEALQESHENFRHAAYHDALTGLPNRNFFIDTLKDLLQVTRDNSESNFAVLFLDLKSFKTINDSLGHSLGDRLIKKVGKRLSSMVREDDMVGRFGGDKFGIILTDLLSKEEATGFADRLAKRLAEPYTLDGRQVFTSAKIGIAYGNSKYPEAEDILRDADIAMYYAKDNEENYVIFDQKMHIRAVTRLQLETDLRFAIERNEFELYYQPIISLDDASLTGFEALVRWNHPQRGLVPPNEFIPISESTGLIIPMTVQILHSACSQIVKWQEIAPAGKQLSIAVNLSGKHFGHPALVEQIKTVIAESGIAAGNLKLELTESAVMENAETAILMLKQIKETGVQISIDDFGTGYSSLSYLHRFPIDLLKVDRSFVSAMEENTENGEIVRTVIALAKALKLKVVAEGIESIHQFHQLRILGCEYGQGYLFSKPLQVAEIERLLADKTRWQNILPHTPDIPIVPSQNPDISHYRLSQ
- a CDS encoding S8 family serine peptidase, with the translated sequence MKNEQRSKVMTSLVAAALLFPTLAFGQQTVQTESAKTTAVETMTSSYADYLTEISAGYHTGNSYLLESQAIARILTSNTSKNPVLIDNQGYARDMVLQNVAARLAENTNGKKLFRINWNTLFSSGKSQAEIDLAINGIIKYVESSKDKSVIYLDDIASFSSETPVLGAHVAGILYNALSQGRIQILSSSDGNSYDRQIAGDSRLNSRFQRIDIIKDSTDGFVGDKLSPDLRAMVSAGENKTVKVILQSDDINNPELLAVLKRNGVLIGDRAASLNMLIIDLPVRVAEEVASVQSAKHLSLDKEVEVLGHIETTTGVSQVRTQTNTIINALGLAINTTYQLDGTGVGVAVLDSGVYEQHHMFMESVGNDRVIKSANFAGSLSELNNDPYGHGSHVAGIVAGGSGRSNEFGSYRNMAPNTKIINVRVLDERGLGTTAGLIQGIDWIYANRSALNIKVVNMSLGTPAIESYRNDPLCRAARKLVDAGLVVVAAAGNNGKNEAGEKMYGAIHSPGNEPSVITVGATNTFQTDSRSDDAVTSFSSRGPTRSYFTDSDGNKKYDHLMKPDIIAPGNKIVSAVGKNCEILRSHPEMKVFGNGGDDTTLMQMSGTSMSAPVVSGAAALLFQINPKLTPNMVKMLLEYTAQQIGGFNVLEQGAGEVNVEGAVRIAKLIRQDLGSSPALGTNLLTTNTIPTHVSSIAGTRFQWSGGILPNYGVLTGTNLITKYQGIYGQGILVGDGILVGDGILVGDGILVGDGILVGDGILVGDGSILGDGVAPNGFQVLARGTSLGGSNLLFGNGSQMTDYSVFANGILVSDGILVGDGILVGDGILVGDSGNGD